The candidate division WOR-3 bacterium genomic sequence ATATATTAAGTTAATTTATTTCCATTATTAAACTTTTTGGTCTGTAGATGAGATCCGGAGTCAGCCGGATATTATTTCATTGCTTTTAGATGGATACAGAATTGGTAATTTATGATTTAAGGTTGTTTGTGAAGAGTTTCCGTGGCGTGGAAAACCGCCTTTTTCAGATCGTCAAACCTGAATGGTTTGTAAAGTCTCGATTTGAAACCGTAAGACATGTATTCGGACAATATAGGATCGGTAGCGTAACCGCTGGAAACTATCAATATTGCTTCGGGGTCGATTGCGAGGATTTTTTCAGCGACTTCTTTTCCCCCTATGCTTCCCGGGATTGTCAGGTCGGTAATGACGACGTCGTATCCGGAATCTGATTTCATGGATTTCTTGTATTCTTCAACGGCTTGTAATCCGTCGCTCAAACAGACTACGGTATGTCCCATTATTTTAAGCATGGATTCTATGATGTCTCTAAGAAATTCATCGTCGTCCAGAACGAGTATTCTAAAACTCTTCATTGATACGGCTTCTTCAATTTTTCCGACGTTCTCTTTTTCGGCTTTTTCAACAATTTTTGCCGGAAGAGATATTGTGAATGTAGTTCCTTTGCCCAGGATTGAATTCAATGAGATCGAGCCTCCGTGTTTACTGATAATGGAATGTGTGATGGCCAGACCTAGACCGTTTCCGTGCTGTTTAGTTGTGAAATATGGGTCGAAAACCTTGTCCTGGTACTTTTCAGGTATTCCTATTCCGGTGTCCTTGACGATTATTTCTATTCTTTTCCCATTGGTTGAGTCCCTGTTTCTCGCGGTTATGGATATAAGTCCGCCTGCAGGCATGGCTTGCTGGGCATTAATAATCAAATTGCTGATGACCTGGCTTATCTGGCTTTTATCCGCTTCAACCTGCCACAGGTCTTTCTGTATGTCCGGTTCAAGTTTGATATTGCTTCCCCTTAGGGAGAACGCCGCCGTTTCCAGAATGACTTCGCCGAGAGAAAGAGTCTCTTTGATCGGATCACCGCCTTTAGAAAAAGTCAACAGCTGATTTGTAAGGTTTTTTGCGTTTTCCATGGCTTGTTCGGCAATTTCCAAAAAAGCGTAAGCCTTATCTCCTTCCGGGGTAAGCATTTTTGCGATTTCAATGTTTCCGAAAAGACCCATGAGAAGGTTGTTGAAATCGTGGGCGATTCCTCCGGCCAGTAGGCTGACGGACTCCAATTTTTGAAATTTGAGGCGTTCTTCTTCAGCCTTTTTTATTTCCGTGAGATCGAAAATTACACCTCGTACTTTCCTTTGTTCATTCAAGCCCTTTTCAAAGCATCCGTGAAAAAGGGACGGAAAAAGCGATGAATCTTTCTTCATGGCTTTGTATTCGACCGGTTCGATATTCTTAGTCCTGATCCGACGTGAAAAAGAATTTACCGCTTCTTCTCTCTGATCTTCGGCTACAAGGTCCAAAGCAAAAATCCCACTTTTCAGATCATCTTCATCATAACCGAATAGATCGAAGAATTTCCTGTTGGCGTATGATATCAAACCGTTTTGATCAAGCTCGACAATGGCTTCCGGAAGCATTTCGGTTATTTCCCTGAATCTTTCTTCGCTTTCTATCAGCATTTTTTCAATCCTGCTTTTGTCCAGGAATTCGATAATTGTTTCGCATAAAAATTTGAGAAACCTAATGTCTTCGTCACTCGGGCAGCCATCACCCGGACTTTTTTCAAAGCATGCAAATCCTTTGACAAGTCCTGACGATTCGATAGGCAGAGCCAGAAGGGAATTGTTTTTATCGAAAATTCTCAGTATATCCGGGAAAAAATCTTTGAACGAATTTTCCGAGATATCCGACGTGAAAACTTTAACGGAATTTTTTAACGACGTGAAAAAAGGCAAGTCGCTTTTAAAAGTGAATGATTTGCCGGGACAGGATTGTTCTCCCTTCTTTTTCCGGCTCCAGCAAATCAACACTCTGGCAGTTTGGTTCGGTTCGTTCAATTCAAAAATGACAATGCTTTTCGATCCGGTGAAAACCGCAATTTTTTCGAGAACGTCTCTGACAGTCACGTCGGAATTATCGCCGATCGAACTTGCAAGTTTTGAAGTTACGTCTGAAACAAGGCTTTCAAAATCAATTCGGCGGTTGAGACGACTTTCGATTTTTTGTCTTGCTGAAATTTCGTTTTTGAGTTCTTCGATTCTTATGCCCAGTCGGTCTATTGTCTCGTTATAGTTGAGCCAGGCGTTTTTAAGACTTAAATTTTCTCTCTTGATCTCTGTATTAAGGTAAGCGTTTTCTTCGGTAAGTTTTTTTACGTGATCGATAAGTTCAAGAAAATACATGGAGATATGGTAGATGTCGTTCTTGTAACTGGAGGGAACGAGGAAATGCCAAAGCAAGGGGTATATAGGATAAGCGGCAAACCTGTCGTTCAACGTTATGACAATTCCGCAAATCCGTTGAGTCAATTCCCCGTATTTCCCAAAGAATGATTCGAGCGAGTCGGCGTACACAGCCACTTGTTGCCCCAGTAAATCTCTTTTTGTCAACTCTCTGATTTCGAATTGTTGTGGCGGAGAAGAAGAAATACTGGCGAAGATTTTTTTCAAAGCTCCTTGTCTCCGAGAAGAAGAATTAAGAAGGTCATATTATGAAAAAGAGGCTTCGTGTATCCCGTTTTGTTTTTGACGCTTCCGAATTCGCCGAAGGAAGGGTATCCTGCCAAACCCTTAAGAGAAGGGCATTTTGAGGCAATTGTCTTCACTTCAATTTCAATGTCGTCGGCAAGTACTTTTTTTCGTCCCGCGCAACTTACAATAAGCGCCGCCGAAGGTTTGAAAGAAAGGTTGTTCATCGATTCCCCGATGTCTTTGATATCCTTGAGCATCATTTCAGGCGGGGCAAGACAAACCTGGACGTTGTCGCCTTCGTCAATCGCGCTGAAGAGAATTATGCTTTTGTCATCTTTTCTGTCTTTTGGCAGCATAACGGATCTTATTTTGTGACCGTGTTTTTGACCTGTTTCAGTTACTTTGAATGTGATAATTCCCTGGTCAACCACGTTCAGAGGCTTGCCTATCTGTTTTTCCACGAAATTCATTGCCGGCATTCCGGATATTTCAGTAATTCTTGTACCTTCTGCGCACGTGACCCGGCCGATGGAACCTATGGGCTGGAGTTCGTGTGCTATTTTGATGTCGAATTCAAAATCTCCGTTTATTGCTACGGCAACAATGCTGTCGGTCAAAACTTCCCTGCCGTAGTAAAGAAAAGAGCTTGTGAATGAGTATTCATCTCCCGCGAAACCGCCGATAAGAGGTCCCCTGACGGTCTCGGATAATGCGTTTGTTATTTTTTTTGCGTCAGCTCGAAAATCTGAAGCCAGGAAATAAAGAACGGGAAACGAGAAGTTGCAGTTCCTGTTTACTTTTTCAATGCATGATTTTGTCGCTGAAAAAGGATCCGAGATCATGCCGTCAGCAGAAGCCGGATACCATTTGATTTTACCGCATGAGTTTACTGCCAGGGCTGAAACGCCGGAATTTGAAACCTTGTTTTTTTCGTAAAATCCTTCTCCTGTGTTTCCAACCAAAACCATGTCTTCTTTCCCGATGACGTCGAACATCGCTTCGGCCGTTTCAGGAGAGCCTTCATAATGAATAGTAGGGAATATAAAGACAATTTCAGGATCTATGCGGGCAATCTTTTCGGCTATTTCAAGCCCGGCTTTGTAAGGATCGGGATTAAGGGAAAAGTGTGAAAATACTTTCATAACCCTTCCTTTTTAGCACGTCAGATTTTACCTTTTTTTCATAAATACATAAAGTCCGGAATTATTTTTATTTGACCCGAAAAATGTTTTTCCTTAAAAATTAAAATAGTTTGTCACACAAGAGGTAAAAATCAGTCTAAATATTTTAAAACGCAAACAAAAAGGAGAAATCGTGAAAAGATTATTTTTGGCTATGACGGTCATTCCATCCGTGATATTAGGCGGGATAATAAACGTGCCCACTGACTATAACACCATTCAAGAAGCTATTAATGCGGCTCAGGATTTCGACACGGTATTAGTGGAACAGGGGAGGTATTACGAAAACATAAGATTTTTCGGAAAAAAGATCAATGTAGCGAGCCGGTTTTTGACTACCGGAGACAATTCGTACATACTCAATACAATTATAGACGGCAGCGCACCCTATCATCCTGACACCGCGAGCTGTGTGAGGTTCATAGACCACGAAGACACGAATTCAGTTCTATGCGGCTTCACTTTGACGGGAGGAACAGGCACTGTGTGGCCTGACGTGCACTTCGGAGGTACTTTATTCAGAGAAGGAGGGGGTATATTCGTCGATTCGGCCTCTCCAGTAATAACAGGCAACTTTATTGTAAACAATCAAACGCAAGTGTCTACTGGTCTTCAAAGCGCGGGCGGAGGGGGTATCAGGATAGCCGACGCGAGCCCCAGAATAACAGGCAACATAATAATGCTTAACAATGGCAGATACGGCGCAGGCATATCTGAATTCTATTCGGGAAGTATTATAAGAAACAACTTGATAATGCTGAATGACGGAGGAGATGACTATGGAGGATCCGGTATATGGGTCTGGGGAGCGACCACAGACACAACTTTGATAGAAAATAACACTATTGTAAACAACACTTCATTTCAAAGAGGCGGGGGCGTAAGGGTTTACGCAAGTGTTGCACTGGTAAAAAACTGCATTTTATGGGGCAACGTCTCGCAAAACGGGGGTAATCCCAACATATATCTCACTTCAGGGGGAAGAGTCGTCGCCGAGTACAACTGCGTCGAAAATGGATACACAGGAACCGGTAACATCGGAAGCGATCCCTGTTTTGCCGACTCAAACAAGCATTTGACGCCTGCTTCACCCTGCGTGGATTCAGGCGATCCAGCCTCACCGGGCGATCCTGAAGATTCACTGAATCCGGGGTACGCACTGTATCCTTCCATGGGATCTTTGAGAGCCGACATGGGAGCGTACGGTGGACCGGCAAGAATAGACTTTCCGGACATCACTTTCTTTGTCGGAATTGAAGAAAACACAGGAAAAGTGCCTGCAAATCCAAACGATGGCTTCAAAGTGTCTTTCCAGGGACAATCGCTCAGTGTTTTTTTTGAAGTGACGGAAAGAAAATTTATTTCAATAAAGATATTCAGGATAAACGGGTCTCTGGTAGAGATTTTATGCGAAAGGGATTTCGAAGCCGGGAATTATTCATTTATTGTTGATACTGAGGAATTTCCGTCCGGTGTATATTTTTTGACTATGAACGGGGAAGAAGCGGTACAATCTAGTAAATTTGCTATAGTGAAATGACTGTTCAAAAAATGTCTGCCGGGGGAAAAAGCGATTTGAAAGAACCGGACGATTTCTTGTTGATAGACGAAGCTCTTGAAGGAAAAGCAAAATCTCTTGAAAAACTTGTAAAAAAGTATCAGAACTACGTCTTCAATATATCTTTGAGAATGCTCGGCAGTCATGAAGACGCGAGAGACGCTTCTCAGGAAATATTTGTAAGGATCATAACTCACCTCAGGAGTTTTGAAAAAAAGAGTTCTTTTAAAACCTGGCTTTTCCGCATAATGATGAATTATCTTTTGGATGCAAAAAAAACACTGGCAGAAAATTATTTGGTCTCTTTTGACAGATATTCCGAAGTAATCAAATCGACTCCGGATGCCAGACTTGAAGTTAATCCCGTGAAAGCAAAAATTTTGCGTGACGAGACAAGAGATCACTGCCTGATGGGGATGATTATGTGCCTCGACAGAAGGCACAGGTTTGTATTTATTATTGGGGAACTTCTCGGTTTTGACGGAATTGAGGGCTCAGAAATAGTCCGGGTGACGCCTCAGAACTTCAGAAAAATGCTTTCGAGGGCGAGAAAAAAAATTTACGGCTTCATGAGGGACAACTGCGGCCTGTTCAGCGGTGACAATCATTGCAGATGTGAATTTAAGGCGCACGCGCTTTTAAGAAACGGACAGATAACTCCCGACAGAAAAAACTACCAGGGAACATTCGGCGATCTGAAGGGTGAATGCTCTGTAAAAGGGAAAGTGCTTGAAAAATGGTTCGAAGAAACAAGCGGTAAATTATTCGGGTGTCAGCCCGTGTACAAATCGCCTGATTTTTTTGCCGAAATAAGGAAAATAGTGGATCAGAGAGAAGTAGATGCAATTTTTGACGGTTAGATTTCTGAAACTTCCATCTCCATGACGATGTATTGATCGGGTGAGTGGGGAGAGAATTTTTCTTCCGTGACGCCGAGAAATGATTTTCCGAACATTTCAAAAGCGTTGGATTTAATCTGGATAAGAGGAAGTCTGCCGGTTATCTTCCCTTTCTCTATCAGGTATGAAAGCTGAACCGGAGATCCGTAAAATCCGTCGGCGGAGAAGTCGCCTCCCATTTGCATATATGCGAAGACTGCTTTTTGATCTCCTATAATGTCTTCTAGTTTTCTGGCGGTTGTTGCGGCTCTGAAAGAAGGCGGAGAGAGGACCGGCGCGCCGTCGTAAATAAAGTTCGCGGAGCCGGTGTTTTTGAATCCGAATCTTGCTGAAGTGCGTTTGTCCGTGAAAGGTTGTTTAAAGATGCCGTTTTCGACGAGTGGATACTCGTAATCTGTGTTGACGGTGCCTTCCGAATCGAAAAATCTGCTGTAAGTCACCGCGGGATTATTTGTCTGATAAAGGGAAAAATTTTCGTGAAATATTCTCTCTCCGATTTTGGACGAAACAGACGAAGTTTTCGTCCC encodes the following:
- a CDS encoding PAS domain S-box protein — protein: MKKIFASISSSPPQQFEIRELTKRDLLGQQVAVYADSLESFFGKYGELTQRICGIVITLNDRFAAYPIYPLLWHFLVPSSYKNDIYHISMYFLELIDHVKKLTEENAYLNTEIKRENLSLKNAWLNYNETIDRLGIRIEELKNEISARQKIESRLNRRIDFESLVSDVTSKLASSIGDNSDVTVRDVLEKIAVFTGSKSIVIFELNEPNQTARVLICWSRKKKGEQSCPGKSFTFKSDLPFFTSLKNSVKVFTSDISENSFKDFFPDILRIFDKNNSLLALPIESSGLVKGFACFEKSPGDGCPSDEDIRFLKFLCETIIEFLDKSRIEKMLIESEERFREITEMLPEAIVELDQNGLISYANRKFFDLFGYDEDDLKSGIFALDLVAEDQREEAVNSFSRRIRTKNIEPVEYKAMKKDSSLFPSLFHGCFEKGLNEQRKVRGVIFDLTEIKKAEEERLKFQKLESVSLLAGGIAHDFNNLLMGLFGNIEIAKMLTPEGDKAYAFLEIAEQAMENAKNLTNQLLTFSKGGDPIKETLSLGEVILETAAFSLRGSNIKLEPDIQKDLWQVEADKSQISQVISNLIINAQQAMPAGGLISITARNRDSTNGKRIEIIVKDTGIGIPEKYQDKVFDPYFTTKQHGNGLGLAITHSIISKHGGSISLNSILGKGTTFTISLPAKIVEKAEKENVGKIEEAVSMKSFRILVLDDDEFLRDIIESMLKIMGHTVVCLSDGLQAVEEYKKSMKSDSGYDVVITDLTIPGSIGGKEVAEKILAIDPEAILIVSSGYATDPILSEYMSYGFKSRLYKPFRFDDLKKAVFHATETLHKQP
- a CDS encoding FIST C-terminal domain-containing protein, which gives rise to MKVFSHFSLNPDPYKAGLEIAEKIARIDPEIVFIFPTIHYEGSPETAEAMFDVIGKEDMVLVGNTGEGFYEKNKVSNSGVSALAVNSCGKIKWYPASADGMISDPFSATKSCIEKVNRNCNFSFPVLYFLASDFRADAKKITNALSETVRGPLIGGFAGDEYSFTSSFLYYGREVLTDSIVAVAINGDFEFDIKIAHELQPIGSIGRVTCAEGTRITEISGMPAMNFVEKQIGKPLNVVDQGIITFKVTETGQKHGHKIRSVMLPKDRKDDKSIILFSAIDEGDNVQVCLAPPEMMLKDIKDIGESMNNLSFKPSAALIVSCAGRKKVLADDIEIEVKTIASKCPSLKGLAGYPSFGEFGSVKNKTGYTKPLFHNMTFLILLLGDKEL
- a CDS encoding RNA polymerase sigma factor, with protein sequence MTVQKMSAGGKSDLKEPDDFLLIDEALEGKAKSLEKLVKKYQNYVFNISLRMLGSHEDARDASQEIFVRIITHLRSFEKKSSFKTWLFRIMMNYLLDAKKTLAENYLVSFDRYSEVIKSTPDARLEVNPVKAKILRDETRDHCLMGMIMCLDRRHRFVFIIGELLGFDGIEGSEIVRVTPQNFRKMLSRARKKIYGFMRDNCGLFSGDNHCRCEFKAHALLRNGQITPDRKNYQGTFGDLKGECSVKGKVLEKWFEETSGKLFGCQPVYKSPDFFAEIRKIVDQREVDAIFDG